A part of Bacillus thuringiensis genomic DNA contains:
- the pxpA gene encoding 5-oxoprolinase subunit PxpA, with translation MTTIDLNCDLGESFGAYKMGNDDEILPFVSSINVACGFHAGDPVVMRQTVGKALQHNVAIGAHPGFPDLIGFGRRNMNVSASEVYDYVLYQIGALDAFVKAAGGKMQHVKPHGALYNMAATNLEIADAIAKAMYRINPSLLLYGLANSEAFIQAAEKYNITLVQEAFADRTYKQGGTLTSRTEENALIKNEDEAIKQVLQMVKEGYVRAVSGEKVAVHAQTICLHGDGEKAVQFAKKIYRTFEINGISICAPK, from the coding sequence GTGACGACAATCGATTTAAACTGTGATTTGGGAGAAAGTTTTGGAGCTTATAAAATGGGGAATGATGATGAAATTCTTCCGTTCGTTTCCTCTATAAATGTTGCTTGCGGTTTTCATGCGGGTGATCCGGTTGTAATGAGGCAAACGGTTGGAAAAGCTCTGCAGCACAATGTAGCAATAGGCGCACATCCTGGTTTTCCAGATTTAATTGGATTTGGAAGAAGAAATATGAATGTGTCAGCGAGTGAAGTATACGATTATGTATTGTATCAAATTGGCGCATTAGACGCATTTGTGAAAGCGGCAGGCGGGAAAATGCAACATGTAAAGCCGCACGGTGCTCTATATAATATGGCGGCGACTAATCTGGAAATTGCAGATGCAATCGCAAAGGCAATGTATCGTATTAATCCAAGTCTATTACTTTACGGATTAGCAAATAGCGAGGCATTTATACAGGCTGCAGAAAAATACAATATAACTCTCGTACAAGAAGCTTTTGCAGATCGTACGTATAAGCAAGGTGGAACATTAACGAGCCGGACAGAAGAGAATGCACTTATAAAAAATGAAGACGAAGCGATAAAGCAAGTGCTTCAAATGGTGAAAGAAGGCTATGTAAGAGCGGTGAGCGGAGAGAAAGTAGCAGTTCACGCACAGACGATTTGTTTACATGGTGATGGAGAGAAAGCAGTCCAATTTGCGAAAAAAATATACAGAACATTCGAAATTAATGGTATTTCTATTTGTGCACCGAAATGA
- the pxpB gene encoding 5-oxoprolinase subunit PxpB gives MKFSALGDQAIIVTFGEEIGMDVYGKVQRLFQALQQHPFAGMIECVPSFTSLAVYYNLYEVWKGNDRKIRPYDYVCEYITGMFDTYKEELKRDVKHISIPVCYGGEYGPDLEELAHYHGLQVEDVIRIHSETTYFVYMLGFTPGFPYLGGLSKELETPRKEIPRLQISPGSVGIGGNQTGIYPLETPGGWNIIGRTPISLFNPEEETPTYIQSGMYLRFIPITKEEYVSLEGAKGWM, from the coding sequence ATGAAATTTTCTGCGTTAGGGGATCAAGCAATTATTGTTACATTTGGTGAAGAAATCGGGATGGATGTATACGGAAAAGTACAACGACTATTTCAAGCGTTGCAGCAACATCCATTTGCAGGAATGATTGAATGCGTTCCGTCGTTTACTTCATTAGCCGTTTACTACAATTTATATGAAGTATGGAAAGGAAATGATAGAAAGATAAGACCGTATGATTACGTATGCGAATACATAACAGGAATGTTCGATACGTATAAGGAGGAGTTGAAACGAGATGTGAAACATATTTCTATACCAGTTTGTTACGGAGGAGAATATGGACCTGATTTAGAAGAGCTCGCACATTATCACGGTTTGCAAGTAGAAGATGTCATTCGCATACATAGTGAAACAACATATTTTGTGTATATGTTAGGTTTTACACCAGGGTTCCCGTATTTAGGAGGACTATCAAAAGAACTAGAAACACCTAGAAAAGAAATACCGCGGTTACAAATCTCTCCTGGTTCAGTAGGTATTGGCGGAAATCAAACAGGTATTTATCCGCTTGAAACACCGGGTGGATGGAATATTATTGGTCGAACACCAATCTCCTTATTTAATCCGGAAGAAGAAACACCAACGTATATCCAAAGCGGTATGTATTTACGATTTATCCCAATAACGAAGGAAGAGTACGTATCACTTGAGGGGGCTAAAGGATGGATGTAG
- a CDS encoding DUF979 domain-containing protein translates to MNIITMDTIYYVLGIIVAFIAVRIAFDREHPNRFGSSLFWALFAVTFLFGNVIPSFYVGCIVLAMVVLASVNKVTKSEEKEVPVQERVKHAEKLKNKIFMPALLIPIFTIIGTLTLGKIKWGNVSLVDPDKVTLVALALGALLAFVAAMRITKSKITTPVQEGSRLLQAVGWAVILPQMLAALGGIFAKSGVGQVVSDLVGQVLPTEYPFVAVMAYCLGMMLFTVVMGNAFAAFAVITGGIGLPLIVQMHGGNPAIMAALGMFAGYCGTLLTPMAANFNIVPAMLLELKDKNAVIKAQVPIALSIFIINMFIMYGLVYRF, encoded by the coding sequence ATGAACATTATCACAATGGATACAATTTATTACGTATTAGGTATAATCGTTGCCTTTATCGCTGTTCGTATTGCATTTGATCGTGAACATCCAAATCGATTTGGTTCTAGCTTATTTTGGGCGTTATTTGCAGTTACATTTTTATTTGGAAATGTAATCCCTTCGTTTTACGTTGGTTGTATCGTACTCGCTATGGTCGTGTTAGCTTCAGTAAACAAAGTAACAAAATCAGAGGAGAAAGAAGTTCCAGTACAAGAACGTGTGAAACATGCTGAGAAATTGAAAAATAAAATTTTTATGCCTGCACTATTAATTCCTATTTTTACGATTATCGGTACATTAACGTTAGGGAAAATCAAATGGGGAAATGTCTCACTTGTTGATCCAGATAAAGTAACGCTAGTAGCATTAGCACTAGGAGCATTACTTGCGTTCGTTGCGGCGATGCGTATTACAAAGTCGAAAATAACAACGCCTGTTCAAGAAGGAAGCAGACTATTACAAGCTGTCGGCTGGGCTGTAATTTTACCACAAATGTTAGCTGCACTTGGCGGGATTTTCGCGAAATCTGGCGTTGGACAAGTCGTTTCTGATTTAGTTGGACAAGTGTTACCGACAGAATATCCGTTCGTTGCTGTTATGGCATATTGTTTAGGAATGATGCTATTTACAGTCGTGATGGGAAATGCTTTCGCAGCGTTTGCCGTAATTACTGGCGGAATTGGCTTACCTCTAATTGTACAAATGCACGGCGGGAACCCAGCAATTATGGCAGCTCTCGGTATGTTTGCTGGATATTGCGGAACGCTGCTTACACCAATGGCAGCAAACTTTAATATCGTTCCAGCAATGCTTTTAGAATTGAAAGATAAAAATGCCGTTATTAAGGCTCAAGTACCAATTGCTCTTTCCATTTTCATTATCAATATGTTTATTATGTACGGCCTAGTATATCGTTTCTAA
- a CDS encoding biotin-dependent carboxyltransferase family protein has product MDVEVLHAGMFTTVQDLGRSHYQQYGVPVGGAMDQSALRIINMLVGNDENEAGLEMTIMGPKLLIKKTTLLAIGGADMEPLLNGERIPLWRPILAEEGSMLCFGKVKSGCRTYVTFAGGIHIDRTMGSKSTYIRAAIGGIEGRMLKKGDYFQIGTHSEIASRFIQDLQKDERIKTKWAISSSILPKYKKYPKLRVITDFEYDQFTEESIQAFFMKEYKVSNHADRMGYRVEGEVLNRVEEKEILSSPVTFGTIQVPNGGQPIILMADRQTTGGYPRMGNIISVDLPLLAQLKPGEYVSFEKITLGEAEQLYIEQEVNMNLLKKFIALRS; this is encoded by the coding sequence ATGGATGTAGAGGTTTTGCATGCAGGTATGTTTACAACAGTCCAAGATTTAGGGCGATCTCATTATCAGCAATACGGTGTACCTGTTGGCGGGGCTATGGATCAAAGTGCACTTCGGATAATCAATATGTTAGTTGGTAATGACGAGAATGAAGCGGGACTCGAAATGACGATCATGGGGCCTAAATTGTTAATAAAGAAAACGACGTTACTTGCGATTGGCGGTGCGGATATGGAACCGTTATTGAATGGAGAACGTATCCCGTTATGGCGTCCCATTTTAGCGGAAGAAGGTAGCATGCTTTGTTTTGGGAAAGTGAAAAGTGGTTGCAGAACGTATGTAACATTTGCAGGTGGTATACATATTGATCGTACGATGGGAAGCAAAAGTACTTACATACGTGCTGCGATTGGTGGTATTGAAGGAAGAATGCTGAAAAAAGGAGATTATTTTCAAATAGGTACCCACTCAGAAATAGCGAGTCGTTTCATTCAAGACTTACAAAAGGATGAGCGAATCAAAACGAAATGGGCAATTAGCAGCAGCATACTGCCAAAGTATAAGAAATACCCTAAGCTTCGCGTCATAACTGATTTTGAATATGATCAATTTACAGAAGAAAGTATACAGGCATTTTTTATGAAAGAGTATAAAGTATCTAATCACGCTGACCGCATGGGCTATAGAGTTGAAGGAGAAGTTTTAAATAGAGTGGAAGAAAAAGAGATTTTATCGAGTCCCGTTACGTTTGGGACCATTCAAGTTCCTAATGGAGGACAGCCGATTATATTAATGGCAGATAGGCAAACGACAGGTGGCTATCCGAGAATGGGGAATATTATTTCAGTAGATTTACCACTTCTTGCTCAGTTAAAACCGGGGGAATATGTTTCTTTTGAGAAAATTACGCTTGGAGAAGCGGAACAATTGTACATAGAACAAGAAGTAAATATGAATCTATTAAAGAAATTCATCGCTTTACGAAGCTGA
- a CDS encoding NAD-dependent protein deacylase: MQQFEEVRSILEKAKKITVLTGAGASTESGIPDFRSANGLYADANVEMYLSRGYYNRSPKEFWKHYKEIFQINTFHQYKPNRGHRFLAELEEHGKDITILTQNIDGLHQVGGSKHVIDLHGTLQTAHCPKCKAGYDLQYMIDHEVPRCEKCNFILNPDVVLYGDTLPQYQNAIKRLYETDVLIVMGTSLKVQPVASFPQIAKREIGATTILVNEELTGQEYNFDFVFQNKIGDFIDGVSSVK, encoded by the coding sequence GTGCAACAATTTGAAGAAGTACGTTCAATTTTAGAAAAAGCAAAGAAAATTACAGTATTAACAGGTGCTGGTGCAAGTACGGAAAGTGGTATTCCAGATTTTCGTTCAGCAAATGGATTGTATGCTGATGCGAATGTGGAGATGTATTTATCAAGGGGATATTATAATAGAAGCCCGAAAGAATTTTGGAAGCATTATAAAGAAATCTTTCAAATTAATACGTTTCATCAATATAAACCAAATCGTGGTCATCGCTTTTTAGCTGAATTAGAAGAACATGGGAAAGATATTACGATTTTAACGCAAAATATTGACGGTTTGCATCAAGTAGGTGGTAGTAAACATGTCATTGATCTACACGGAACGCTTCAAACAGCACATTGTCCGAAGTGTAAAGCGGGATATGATTTGCAGTACATGATTGATCATGAAGTGCCGCGCTGCGAGAAGTGTAATTTCATTTTAAATCCAGACGTTGTTTTATACGGAGATACATTGCCGCAATATCAAAATGCGATAAAACGTTTATATGAAACAGATGTACTTATCGTTATGGGAACGTCATTAAAAGTGCAACCTGTCGCTTCATTCCCGCAAATCGCAAAGAGGGAAATAGGAGCAACGACCATTTTAGTAAATGAAGAGTTAACAGGGCAAGAATATAACTTTGATTTTGTTTTTCAAAATAAGATTGGTGATTTTATTGACGGGGTATCGTCGGTTAAATAA
- a CDS encoding IclR family transcriptional regulator, translating to MSINKTAVKTMDILELFYEYEELSLTEMVQLTSMPKTSVYRLIGSLEEMEFLQKNEKGKYRLGVIFLRFGQLVSQRLSVRNIAIPYMKGLRDSLGQAVNLIIQDGNDAIYAEKMEGVQPVRVYTAVGRRAPLYAGACPRILLSYFSEEEKRKYIEETDLKQFADGTIVDKEQLLEVLQLAKKEGHTISYSELENHTAAIAAPIFTSDGTVVAGISISGLAIEYSESNISYFIAKVKETANRISKELGFLA from the coding sequence ATGAGTATAAATAAAACGGCAGTTAAGACAATGGATATTTTAGAGTTGTTTTATGAGTATGAAGAGCTAAGTTTAACAGAGATGGTTCAGCTTACGAGTATGCCGAAAACATCTGTTTATCGTTTAATTGGCTCGTTAGAAGAAATGGAGTTCTTACAAAAAAACGAGAAGGGGAAATATCGTTTAGGGGTCATATTTTTACGGTTCGGTCAACTTGTTTCACAAAGATTATCAGTAAGGAATATTGCGATTCCATATATGAAAGGGCTTAGAGATAGTTTAGGCCAGGCAGTTAATTTAATTATTCAAGATGGTAATGACGCGATTTATGCGGAAAAGATGGAAGGCGTTCAGCCTGTACGCGTGTATACGGCAGTTGGAAGAAGAGCACCACTTTATGCGGGTGCATGTCCGAGAATTTTACTATCATATTTCTCTGAGGAAGAGAAACGGAAATACATAGAGGAAACAGATTTAAAACAGTTTGCAGATGGAACAATTGTGGATAAGGAACAATTGCTAGAAGTGTTGCAATTGGCGAAAAAGGAAGGACATACAATTAGCTACTCGGAGTTAGAAAATCATACAGCGGCTATAGCAGCACCCATTTTCACAAGCGATGGAACGGTTGTAGCGGGTATTAGTATTTCGGGATTAGCAATTGAGTACAGCGAAAGTAATATTTCATATTTTATCGCGAAGGTGAAAGAAACAGCGAATCGCATTTCGAAAGAACTCGGCTTTTTGGCATAG
- the pcp gene encoding pyroglutamyl-peptidase I, with the protein MKTVLLTGFDPFGGESINPAWEVAKSLHEKTIGEYKIISKQVPTVFHKSIQVLKEYIEELNPEMIICIGQAGGRPDITIERVAINIDDARIADNEGNQPVDVPVVEEGPAAYWSTLPMKAIVKRLQAEGIPASVSQSAGTFVCNHIFYGLMHELEKHDKKIKGGFIHIPFLPEQASNYPGQPSMSLSTISKGIELAVEVMTTVEVDIVEVGGTTH; encoded by the coding sequence ATGAAAACAGTATTATTAACAGGATTCGATCCGTTCGGCGGAGAAAGTATTAACCCAGCTTGGGAAGTCGCAAAAAGTTTACATGAAAAAACAATCGGAGAGTACAAGATTATTAGTAAACAGGTACCAACTGTATTTCATAAATCAATACAAGTTTTAAAAGAATATATAGAAGAACTAAATCCTGAAATGATTATATGCATTGGGCAAGCAGGGGGCAGACCAGATATTACGATAGAGCGTGTCGCAATTAATATTGATGATGCAAGGATTGCTGATAATGAAGGGAATCAGCCAGTAGATGTACCAGTTGTAGAAGAAGGACCGGCTGCCTATTGGTCTACGCTTCCGATGAAAGCAATTGTAAAAAGACTACAAGCAGAGGGCATACCAGCTTCCGTTTCACAATCAGCAGGTACATTCGTTTGTAATCATATATTCTACGGTCTCATGCATGAACTAGAAAAGCATGATAAGAAAATAAAAGGCGGATTTATTCATATTCCGTTTTTACCAGAACAAGCGAGTAACTATCCAGGTCAACCGAGTATGTCACTTTCTACTATTAGTAAGGGGATAGAGTTGGCAGTTGAGGTAATGACGACAGTTGAGGTAGATATTGTAGAAGTTGGGGGTACGACACATTAA
- a CDS encoding DUF969 domain-containing protein: MIKLIGILLVAVGFLFRLNTLLVVMVAGIVTGMVSGLSFYDVISMFGKFFIENRYMSMPIILTLPVIGILERYGLKERAEALITKSKGATTGRVLMSYFTIRESSAALGLNIGGHAQTVRPLVAPMAEGAAQGKYGKLPEKLREKIKANAAAAENTAWFFGEDIFIATGAILLMKGFFDSVGMHVGVWDMALWGIPTAISALIVSWIRFRRFDKYIAKTMESKEKEEKEAI; encoded by the coding sequence ATGATTAAATTAATCGGGATATTACTTGTTGCAGTGGGTTTTTTATTTAGGCTAAATACACTGTTAGTCGTTATGGTCGCTGGTATTGTTACTGGTATGGTTTCAGGATTAAGTTTTTATGATGTGATCAGTATGTTCGGTAAATTTTTCATAGAAAACAGATATATGTCTATGCCGATTATATTAACTTTACCGGTAATCGGAATTTTAGAGCGTTACGGTTTAAAAGAAAGAGCAGAAGCACTTATAACGAAATCAAAAGGCGCAACAACTGGAAGAGTATTAATGTCGTATTTTACGATAAGAGAATCATCAGCAGCACTTGGACTGAATATTGGTGGTCATGCACAAACAGTAAGACCGCTCGTTGCACCGATGGCAGAAGGGGCTGCGCAAGGCAAATACGGTAAGCTCCCTGAAAAGTTAAGAGAAAAGATTAAAGCAAACGCAGCAGCTGCGGAAAATACAGCTTGGTTTTTCGGAGAAGATATTTTTATCGCAACTGGTGCGATTTTATTAATGAAAGGATTCTTTGATTCAGTAGGTATGCATGTCGGTGTGTGGGATATGGCGCTCTGGGGTATTCCAACCGCAATATCTGCACTTATTGTAAGCTGGATCAGATTTAGAAGATTTGATAAATATATAGCGAAAACAATGGAATCAAAAGAAAAAGAAGAGAAGGAGGCAATATAA